The Obesumbacterium proteus DNA window GCTGGGGTCTAGTCGCGCTGTATTACAGGCATGTTCTCGGCAAAGAAGTGCATCACAAAGCTGGGTATGAAAGTAACCGAGATTTTCTGACTTGTTACAGAGAGGAAGTGGTGTTCTGGCAGCGGGAGAAAGCACCCATCGAGGATGGTATTTTTGTTGGCTACATGGGGCGTAGAGCGGAGCACGTAGGTTTAGTTCTCAGTGGGATGGCATTACATAGCCGCGGACTCAATGGCTCTGTGAGGCTCGACAAGCTGCGCGTAATGGAAAAGGTGTTCACTAAAGTGGAGTTTTATTCGTATGGCACTTCTAGAAATACAGCACTTGCCCGGAGTGCCGAAGGAGAGAATTGAGCTTGCCAACGGCTCTAACTTTTACACGTGGTTGGAGCAGCAAGCGTTTGATAGGGATATTGCGATCGTCATCAATGGCGTGTTGGCAGACGAAGAGACCGAGCTTTCGTTTGAACTCACAGAGCTACATCGCATCCAGATATTCAATCAGCCGCGG harbors:
- a CDS encoding NlpC/P60 family protein — protein: MTKSDFIKRMIGVPWANRACSMESCDCWGLVALYYRHVLGKEVHHKAGYESNRDFLTCYREEVVFWQREKAPIEDGIFVGYMGRRAEHVGLVLSGMALHSRGLNGSVRLDKLRVMEKVFTKVEFYSYGTSRNTALARSAEGEN